One Luteibacter aegosomaticola genomic window carries:
- a CDS encoding MarR family winged helix-turn-helix transcriptional regulator, giving the protein MPTSSPEPRTAAPLAADLRLSISKLLRRLREQAGPNDLTTAQKSVLLRLDRDGPATVSALARAESVRPQSMRVTVAALEKMKAIHGKPDPNDGRQTLVDLTPGFRKALNANRAAKEDWLSQAIAAQLSPEEQRVLAAAVPLLQRLAEF; this is encoded by the coding sequence ATGCCTACCTCATCGCCCGAGCCACGCACCGCGGCACCGCTCGCCGCCGATCTGCGCCTCTCAATCAGCAAGCTCCTCCGCCGCCTCCGCGAACAGGCCGGCCCCAACGATCTCACCACGGCTCAGAAGTCGGTGTTGCTCCGCCTCGATCGCGACGGTCCAGCGACCGTGTCGGCGCTGGCGCGGGCGGAGAGCGTGCGGCCGCAATCCATGCGCGTGACAGTCGCCGCGTTGGAGAAGATGAAGGCGATCCATGGCAAGCCGGACCCCAACGACGGCCGGCAGACGCTGGTGGACCTCACACCGGGCTTCAGGAAAGCACTGAACGCCAATCGCGCCGCCAAGGAAGACTGGCTATCGCAGGCCATCGCCGCGCAGTTATCCCCCGAGGAACAGCGCGTGCTCGCCGCCGCGGTGCCGCTCCTGCAACGCCTCGCCGAATTCTGA
- a CDS encoding NADH:flavin oxidoreductase/NADH oxidase, whose amino-acid sequence MSALFSPFTLKDVTLRNRIAIPPMCQYRAEDGYTNDWHQVHYPAIARGGAGLVIVEATGVSPDGRITPACLGIWDDAHVEGLARIAGSIKAAGAVPGIQIAHAGRKASAHKPWEGDDHIDATDPRAWETIAPSAIAFGKGLPRVPRAMTLDDIARVKADFVAAAKRARAAGFEWLELHFAHGYLAQSFFSAHSNQRDDIYGGSAENRGRFLLETLAAVRAVWPENLPLTARFGVLEYDGRDEETLVESIDLVRKMHAEGLDLLNVSVGFTIPETNIPWGSAFLGTIAERVRREAGLPVASSWGIDDPIAANRVVAENQMDLVMIGRAHLSDPHWPYKAAMALDVPRPSWTLPPSYAHWLERYAPMRA is encoded by the coding sequence ATGTCCGCCCTGTTTTCCCCGTTTACCCTCAAAGACGTCACGCTCCGCAACCGCATCGCCATCCCGCCGATGTGCCAGTACCGCGCCGAGGACGGCTACACCAACGATTGGCATCAGGTGCACTACCCGGCCATCGCCCGCGGCGGTGCCGGCTTGGTGATCGTCGAAGCGACGGGCGTCTCGCCCGATGGCCGGATTACGCCTGCCTGCCTCGGCATCTGGGATGACGCCCACGTCGAAGGCCTCGCTCGCATCGCGGGTTCGATCAAGGCCGCCGGTGCCGTGCCGGGCATCCAGATCGCCCACGCCGGCCGCAAGGCCAGCGCCCACAAGCCGTGGGAAGGCGACGACCACATCGATGCCACCGACCCGCGTGCGTGGGAAACCATCGCACCGTCAGCCATCGCCTTCGGCAAGGGTTTGCCGCGCGTGCCGCGCGCCATGACCCTGGACGACATCGCGCGCGTCAAGGCCGATTTCGTCGCCGCGGCAAAGCGCGCCCGCGCCGCCGGTTTCGAATGGCTGGAGCTGCACTTCGCCCACGGTTACCTCGCGCAGAGCTTCTTCTCCGCGCATTCGAACCAGCGCGATGACATCTATGGCGGCAGCGCGGAAAACCGCGGCCGTTTCCTGCTCGAAACGCTTGCCGCCGTGCGCGCCGTATGGCCGGAAAACCTGCCGCTCACCGCGCGCTTTGGCGTGCTCGAATACGACGGCCGCGACGAAGAAACCCTCGTCGAATCGATCGACCTGGTCCGCAAGATGCACGCGGAAGGGCTCGACCTGCTCAACGTCAGCGTCGGCTTCACCATCCCCGAAACGAACATCCCGTGGGGCTCCGCGTTCCTCGGCACCATCGCCGAGCGCGTCCGTCGCGAAGCCGGGTTGCCGGTCGCCTCGTCGTGGGGCATCGATGATCCGATCGCCGCGAACCGCGTGGTCGCGGAAAACCAGATGGACCTCGTGATGATCGGCCGCGCGCACCTCTCCGACCCGCATTGGCCGTACAAAGCCGCGATGGCCCTGGACGTGCCGCGCCCCTCGTGGACGCTCCCGCCCTCGTATGCCCACTGGCTGGAACGCTACGCGCCAATGCGCGCGTAA
- a CDS encoding LysR family transcriptional regulator, whose amino-acid sequence MLSPAWLRSFSALAAEGSFTRAADSLALTQAAVSQHIRQIEAQVGPVFIRRPRGVELTPAGQALQAYCEEVERAGRCLASRLSDADALQGIVSMITPGSVGLSTYPKLLDIQSETPGLVIRHRFAPEDDVLKAVLDNRADMGIVSHHPQDERLAVERFCEEALELVVPAGADVEGWDDLVRLGFIDHPDGHAMATRLLSRRYPGKRGLADIPVSGFTNQIGLILEPVARGLGFSVMPRHARRAFARPEAIRVLGADQSVVETLWLIHRAEWDLPRRARHVVDELHRRLAAD is encoded by the coding sequence ATGCTAAGCCCTGCCTGGCTCCGTTCGTTCAGCGCTCTCGCCGCCGAGGGCAGCTTCACCCGCGCGGCGGACTCGCTGGCACTTACCCAGGCGGCGGTCAGCCAGCACATCCGCCAGATCGAGGCACAGGTGGGCCCCGTGTTCATCCGCCGGCCGCGCGGGGTGGAGCTCACCCCGGCGGGGCAGGCCCTGCAGGCCTACTGTGAGGAAGTGGAGCGCGCGGGCCGCTGCCTTGCCTCGCGCCTGTCGGATGCCGATGCGCTCCAGGGCATCGTTTCCATGATCACGCCGGGCAGCGTGGGGCTTTCCACGTACCCCAAGCTTCTCGACATCCAGAGCGAAACGCCCGGCCTGGTCATCCGCCATCGCTTCGCCCCTGAAGACGACGTGCTCAAAGCCGTGCTCGATAACCGTGCGGACATGGGCATCGTTTCCCACCACCCGCAGGACGAACGGCTAGCCGTCGAACGCTTCTGTGAGGAAGCGCTGGAACTCGTTGTCCCTGCGGGAGCCGATGTTGAAGGCTGGGACGACCTTGTGCGGCTCGGCTTTATCGACCACCCGGATGGCCACGCGATGGCGACCCGGCTGCTCTCCCGGCGCTACCCAGGGAAGCGGGGCCTCGCGGACATTCCGGTGAGCGGCTTTACCAACCAGATTGGCCTGATCCTGGAGCCCGTCGCGCGCGGCCTGGGCTTCAGCGTAATGCCGCGGCACGCGCGCCGCGCCTTCGCCCGGCCGGAGGCGATCCGTGTGCTGGGTGCCGATCAGTCGGTCGTCGAGACGCTCTGGCTGATCCACCGCGCGGAATGGGATCTGCCACGCCGCGCACGCCATGTCGTGGATGAGTTGCACCGACGCCTCGCGGCGGACTGA
- a CDS encoding Nudix family hydrolase, whose protein sequence is MHVLAGVLIDGAGRILIAQRPAGKHLAGMWEFPGGKVEPGEAPMAALERELDEELGIAIDPLSFEDLIRVPWTYGERSMLLEAVVVRAWSGEPQALDAAAIDWRLPKDIDPGMLAPADRPILAALRLPEHYVITPADVSVAQATTLVRAALARGERLLQWRLPGASTEEARAGAAALLPEVRRFGAQLLLNRDIEGARALGVGVHLSAGQLREVTERPLAFDVPVGASCHDPDELVLASACGCDFATLSPVDATASHPDTPPLGWPRFAKWVENASLPVYALGGLGPTDVAMARMHAAQGVAGIRAFWTA, encoded by the coding sequence ATGCACGTGCTTGCCGGCGTCCTCATTGATGGCGCCGGACGCATCCTCATTGCGCAACGCCCGGCCGGGAAGCACCTGGCCGGGATGTGGGAGTTCCCCGGCGGTAAGGTCGAGCCGGGCGAAGCGCCCATGGCCGCGCTCGAACGCGAGCTGGATGAAGAGCTCGGCATCGCGATCGATCCGTTGTCGTTCGAAGACCTGATCCGCGTGCCCTGGACGTACGGCGAGCGCAGCATGCTGCTCGAGGCGGTGGTGGTTCGTGCCTGGTCGGGCGAGCCGCAGGCCCTCGACGCCGCGGCAATCGACTGGCGACTCCCAAAGGATATCGATCCGGGCATGCTTGCGCCGGCCGATCGCCCGATCCTTGCCGCCTTGCGCCTGCCCGAGCATTACGTGATCACCCCGGCGGATGTTTCGGTGGCGCAGGCCACCACACTGGTTCGCGCGGCGCTTGCGCGCGGTGAGCGCCTGCTCCAGTGGCGCTTGCCGGGTGCATCCACGGAGGAGGCAAGGGCCGGTGCTGCGGCGCTGCTGCCCGAGGTGCGCCGGTTCGGCGCGCAGCTGCTGCTGAATCGCGACATCGAGGGTGCTCGCGCCCTCGGCGTCGGCGTACACCTGTCGGCTGGGCAATTGCGCGAAGTCACCGAACGGCCCCTCGCATTCGACGTGCCCGTGGGTGCCTCGTGCCACGACCCTGACGAGCTCGTCCTTGCGTCGGCATGTGGTTGCGACTTCGCCACGCTCTCGCCTGTTGACGCGACGGCAAGCCATCCCGACACGCCTCCGCTGGGCTGGCCACGGTTTGCAAAATGGGTGGAAAACGCTTCGCTGCCGGTCTATGCGCTGGGTGGCCTGGGCCCGACTGATGTGGCCATGGCACGCATGCACGCCGCGCAGGGCGTTGCAGGTATCCGAGCCTTCTGGACCGCCTGA
- a CDS encoding dihydrofolate reductase, which translates to MAVHLVAALDENFAIGKQGGLPWHLPDDLRYFKTLTTDKAILMGRKTAESIGRALPDRTNYVLSRKGEAPYPGQVTVRSIPEAQASCGHSGLMVIGGGEVFREALPYARTLYLTWVYAAVDGADVFFPGIDFKEWTEVSRVHHKADKDHAHPFDMVEYVRNV; encoded by the coding sequence ATGGCCGTTCACCTGGTTGCCGCGCTCGACGAAAACTTTGCCATCGGCAAGCAGGGCGGATTGCCCTGGCATCTTCCCGACGACCTCCGCTACTTCAAGACGCTGACCACGGACAAGGCGATCCTGATGGGCCGCAAGACGGCCGAATCGATTGGCCGTGCCCTGCCGGACCGCACCAATTACGTCCTTTCGCGCAAGGGTGAAGCCCCGTATCCGGGCCAGGTCACCGTGCGTTCGATCCCTGAAGCCCAGGCTAGCTGCGGCCATTCGGGCCTGATGGTGATCGGCGGCGGTGAGGTGTTCCGCGAGGCGCTGCCGTATGCCCGCACGCTCTACCTCACCTGGGTTTACGCCGCCGTCGACGGCGCCGACGTGTTCTTCCCCGGTATCGATTTCAAGGAATGGACCGAGGTGTCGCGCGTTCACCACAAGGCGGATAAGGATCACGCGCATCCGTTCGACATGGTCGAATACGTCAGGAACGTCTGA